The proteins below are encoded in one region of Mycolicibacterium neworleansense:
- the echA20 gene encoding (7aS)-7a-methyl-1,5-dioxo-2,3,5,6,7,7a-hexahydro-1H-indene-carboxyl-CoA hydrolase — MTITTKTVEPGIVSVTVNYPPVNAIPSAGWFELGDAITAAGRDRSTHVVILRAEGRGFNAGVDIKEMQNTEGFTALIDANRGCYHAFKSVYECEVPVVAAVNGFCVGGGIGLVGNADVIVASDDAKFGLPEVERGALGAATHLSRLVPQHLMRRLFFTAATVPAETLHHFGSVHEVVPREDLDEAALRVARDIASKDTRVIRAAKEALNFIDVQPVNARYRMEQGFTFELNLSGVSDEHRDAFAGTDKGSK; from the coding sequence ATGACGATCACCACCAAGACAGTCGAACCGGGCATCGTCTCGGTCACCGTCAACTACCCGCCCGTCAACGCCATCCCGTCGGCGGGCTGGTTCGAACTCGGCGATGCGATCACCGCGGCGGGCCGCGACCGCAGCACCCACGTGGTGATCCTGCGAGCCGAGGGCCGCGGCTTCAACGCCGGCGTAGACATCAAGGAAATGCAGAACACCGAGGGCTTCACCGCACTGATCGACGCCAACCGTGGCTGCTACCACGCGTTCAAGTCCGTGTACGAGTGCGAGGTCCCCGTCGTCGCGGCGGTCAACGGATTCTGCGTGGGCGGCGGCATCGGCCTGGTCGGCAACGCCGACGTGATCGTCGCCTCCGATGACGCCAAGTTCGGCCTGCCCGAGGTGGAGCGCGGCGCCCTCGGGGCGGCCACCCACCTGTCCCGCCTGGTTCCCCAACACCTGATGCGCCGGCTGTTCTTCACCGCCGCCACCGTTCCCGCCGAAACCCTGCACCACTTCGGTTCGGTTCACGAGGTCGTGCCCCGCGAGGACCTCGACGAGGCCGCCCTGCGCGTCGCCCGCGACATCGCCAGCAAGGACACCCGGGTGATCCGGGCCGCCAAGGAGGCGCTGAACTTCATCGACGTGCAGCCCGTCAACGCGCGGTACCGCATGGAGCAGGGCTTCACCTTCGAACTCAACCTGTCCGGTGTGTCCGACGAGCACCGCGACGCCTTCGCCGGAACTGACAAGGGATCGAAATGA
- a CDS encoding histidine phosphatase family protein, with translation MNRRRGDAPASHYRSLLGGVALAFLAFFLAMPVAHAAEVMRVTFVRHAESEANANHIIDTTVPGPGLTPTGQQQAVALVDKLGDNNYDAIYASTMLRTQQTATPMSQYLGLPIQVIDGISEIPAGSLEGKSQDTYGTAYILAPLKWAGLLPNMPGPDLSATQPGTDFDGNDFNAGVNNALETMYDKGDRNAIVFSHGATIMFWTIMNAKNLSMAQKGMLLSQYTLGNTDYVVVEGNPEDGWTLVDWNGQKFAPEPSFEHEVGLQFRTLTRQLQQAADDVVQSFASGNPATIATAINRGIADAGFSVLKFNRAINAEIIKRTIKTIPTNTTEVENLKAAVDTSVDTRNLAATPDAVDDSVTAASKPADGTSTGSAVKSKVQETLDSIATPRRATDLSDGNKVSPGVKKALSNTGEQVRSAVKEAQDQVSSSIKKLGDAVKKATGQSDKSAADNDGAGNDTAEKKAAA, from the coding sequence ATGAACCGCCGCAGAGGTGACGCGCCGGCGTCACACTATCGCAGTCTACTGGGGGGTGTCGCGCTGGCATTCCTCGCGTTCTTCCTGGCGATGCCCGTCGCCCACGCCGCCGAGGTAATGCGCGTGACATTCGTGCGCCACGCGGAGTCCGAGGCCAACGCGAACCACATCATCGACACCACCGTCCCTGGCCCGGGCCTCACCCCGACGGGGCAACAGCAGGCAGTGGCGTTGGTGGACAAGCTCGGTGACAACAACTACGACGCGATCTACGCGTCGACCATGCTGCGCACGCAGCAGACCGCGACCCCGATGTCGCAGTACCTGGGCCTACCGATCCAGGTGATCGACGGCATCTCGGAGATCCCCGCGGGTTCATTGGAGGGCAAGTCCCAGGACACGTACGGAACGGCTTACATCCTCGCGCCGCTGAAGTGGGCCGGTCTCCTGCCCAACATGCCGGGTCCTGACCTCAGCGCGACTCAGCCGGGCACCGACTTCGACGGCAATGACTTCAACGCCGGCGTGAACAATGCCCTGGAGACTATGTACGACAAGGGCGATCGGAACGCCATCGTGTTCTCGCACGGCGCCACGATCATGTTCTGGACGATCATGAACGCGAAGAACCTCAGCATGGCCCAGAAGGGCATGCTGCTGAGCCAGTACACGCTGGGCAACACCGATTACGTGGTTGTCGAAGGCAACCCGGAAGACGGCTGGACCCTGGTGGACTGGAATGGCCAGAAGTTCGCGCCGGAGCCGTCATTCGAGCATGAGGTCGGCCTGCAGTTCCGCACCCTGACCCGTCAGCTGCAACAGGCCGCGGACGACGTTGTGCAGTCCTTCGCCTCGGGCAATCCCGCCACCATCGCCACCGCGATCAACCGGGGCATTGCCGACGCGGGCTTCTCGGTGCTCAAGTTCAATCGCGCGATCAATGCGGAGATCATCAAGCGCACGATCAAGACGATCCCGACCAACACCACCGAGGTGGAGAACCTGAAGGCCGCGGTCGACACCAGCGTTGACACTCGCAACCTGGCCGCCACACCGGATGCCGTCGACGACTCGGTCACGGCCGCAAGCAAGCCGGCCGATGGGACATCAACCGGTTCGGCGGTGAAGTCGAAGGTTCAGGAGACCCTGGACAGCATCGCCACTCCGCGTCGTGCCACCGATCTGTCCGATGGAAACAAGGTGTCCCCTGGCGTGAAGAAGGCGCTCAGCAACACCGGCGAGCAGGTTCGGTCCGCAGTCAAGGAAGCTCAGGACCAGGTTTCGTCGTCGATCAAGAAGCTCGGTGACGCCGTCAAGAAGGCGACCGGTCAATCCGACAAGTCGGCCGCCGACAACGATGGTGCCGGCAACGACACCGCCGAGAAGAAGGCGGCCGCCTAA
- a CDS encoding SDR family oxidoreductase translates to MGLLDGRVVIVTGAGGGIGREHALAFAAEGARVVVNDIGVGLDGSPAGGGSAAQNVVDEIVAAGGEAVANGSNVADWGQAEALIQNAIDSFGDLHVLVNNAGIVRDRMFANATEEEFDAVTAVHLKGHFATMKHAAAYWRAKVKSGETGPDQLQARIINTSSGAGLQGSVGQATYSASKAGIAALTLVAAAEMGRYGVTVNGIAPSARTRMTETVFAEMMSTQDQAFDAMAAENISPLVVWLGSVESRDVTGKMFEIEGGKIRIAEGWAHGPQIDKGAKWDPAELGPVVKDLLAQARPAVPVYGA, encoded by the coding sequence ATGGGATTGCTCGACGGCCGCGTGGTCATCGTGACGGGCGCCGGTGGCGGCATCGGGCGTGAGCACGCGCTCGCGTTCGCCGCCGAAGGTGCCCGCGTCGTGGTCAACGACATCGGAGTCGGCCTGGACGGTTCGCCGGCCGGTGGCGGCAGTGCCGCGCAGAACGTGGTCGACGAGATCGTCGCCGCCGGAGGCGAAGCCGTTGCCAACGGTTCCAACGTCGCCGACTGGGGCCAGGCCGAGGCGCTGATCCAGAACGCCATAGATAGTTTTGGCGACCTTCACGTTCTCGTCAACAACGCAGGCATCGTGCGCGACCGCATGTTCGCCAACGCCACCGAAGAGGAATTCGACGCCGTCACCGCAGTGCACCTCAAAGGGCACTTCGCCACCATGAAGCACGCCGCGGCGTACTGGCGGGCCAAGGTGAAGAGCGGAGAAACCGGCCCCGACCAGCTTCAAGCCCGCATCATCAACACCAGCTCCGGCGCCGGCCTGCAGGGCAGTGTCGGCCAGGCCACCTACAGCGCCTCCAAGGCCGGCATCGCCGCGCTGACGCTGGTGGCCGCGGCGGAGATGGGCCGCTACGGCGTCACCGTGAACGGCATCGCGCCCTCGGCGCGCACCAGGATGACCGAGACCGTGTTCGCCGAGATGATGTCCACCCAGGACCAGGCCTTCGATGCCATGGCCGCGGAAAACATCTCGCCGCTCGTGGTGTGGCTGGGCAGCGTCGAGTCGCGTGACGTCACCGGCAAGATGTTCGAGATCGAGGGTGGCAAGATCCGGATCGCCGAGGGCTGGGCCCACGGTCCCCAGATTGACAAGGGCGCGAAGTGGGATCCGGCCGAGCTGGGCCCCGTCGTCAAGGACCTGCTGGCCCAGGCTCGCCCCGCGGTTCCCGTGTACGGCGCTTAG
- the ipdB gene encoding cholesterol ring-cleaving hydrolase subunit IpdB — MIAVTRAEVCAVACAELFRDAGEIMASPMTTVVQIGARLARLTFSPDILLTDGEARILADTPAIGAPFTVEGWMPFNRVFETLAWGKRHVVMGANQIDRYGNQNLSAFGPIQQPTRQMFGVRGAPGNSINHTTSYFVGNHSKRVFCESVDIVSGIGWDKVDPENPAYRFANIYRVVSNLGVFDFNGPDHQMRAVSLHPGVEAQQVADNTSFEVHGLQEAETTRLATDEELKLLREVIDPKSLRDKEVKV, encoded by the coding sequence GTGATTGCCGTGACCCGCGCTGAGGTGTGCGCCGTCGCCTGCGCCGAACTGTTCCGTGACGCCGGCGAGATCATGGCCAGCCCGATGACCACTGTCGTCCAGATCGGGGCACGGCTGGCCCGGCTGACCTTCTCCCCCGACATCCTGCTGACCGACGGTGAGGCCCGGATCCTGGCCGACACCCCGGCGATCGGCGCCCCGTTCACCGTCGAGGGCTGGATGCCGTTCAACCGGGTCTTCGAGACCCTGGCCTGGGGCAAGCGCCATGTGGTGATGGGCGCCAATCAGATCGACCGCTACGGCAACCAGAACCTCTCGGCGTTCGGTCCGATCCAACAGCCGACCCGGCAGATGTTCGGCGTCCGCGGCGCCCCCGGCAACAGCATCAACCACACCACCAGCTACTTCGTGGGCAACCACTCCAAGCGGGTGTTCTGCGAGTCGGTGGACATCGTCTCCGGAATCGGCTGGGACAAGGTCGATCCGGAGAATCCGGCCTACCGCTTCGCCAACATCTACCGGGTGGTGTCCAACCTGGGCGTGTTCGACTTCAACGGCCCTGACCACCAGATGCGCGCGGTATCGCTGCACCCTGGTGTCGAGGCTCAGCAGGTCGCCGACAACACCTCGTTCGAGGTGCACGGCCTGCAGGAGGCCGAGACCACCCGGCTGGCCACCGACGAGGAACTCAAGCTGCTGCGCGAGGTCATCGATCCGAAGTCGCTGCGCGACAAAGAAGTCAAGGTCTAA
- a CDS encoding SDR family oxidoreductase, translating to MTDTPEVGAINLGLTGKVVLVTGGVRGVGAGISAVFAGQGATVVTCARRPVEGLPYEFRSCDVRDDESVAGLIDAIVAKHGRLDVVVNNAGGSPYVAAADASAKFSTKIIELNLLGPLSVSQHANAVMQKQETGGVIVNISSVSAHRPTPGTAAYGAAKAGIDNLTTTLAVEWAPKVRVNSVVVGMVETEQSELFYGDAESIAAISRNVPLGRLAKPADIGWATAFLASDAASYVSGASLEVHGGGEPPHYLSTTTADIK from the coding sequence GTGACAGATACGCCAGAAGTCGGCGCCATCAATTTGGGTTTGACCGGCAAGGTGGTCCTGGTGACCGGCGGAGTGCGAGGGGTTGGCGCTGGAATCAGCGCGGTTTTTGCCGGTCAGGGCGCCACTGTGGTGACCTGCGCACGCCGCCCGGTCGAGGGACTGCCCTACGAATTCCGCAGCTGCGATGTCCGTGATGACGAATCGGTGGCGGGGCTGATCGACGCCATCGTGGCCAAGCACGGCCGGCTGGACGTCGTGGTGAACAACGCCGGCGGTTCGCCATATGTGGCCGCCGCCGACGCGTCGGCCAAGTTCAGCACCAAGATCATCGAGCTCAACCTGCTCGGTCCGCTCTCGGTCTCCCAGCACGCCAACGCGGTGATGCAGAAGCAGGAAACCGGCGGCGTGATCGTCAACATCTCCAGCGTCAGCGCACACCGTCCGACCCCGGGCACCGCCGCCTATGGTGCGGCCAAGGCCGGCATCGACAACCTGACGACCACCCTGGCCGTGGAATGGGCACCCAAGGTGCGGGTGAACTCGGTGGTGGTCGGCATGGTGGAGACCGAACAGTCCGAACTGTTCTACGGCGACGCCGAGTCGATCGCTGCCATCTCGCGGAATGTGCCGCTGGGACGGCTTGCCAAACCAGCCGACATCGGTTGGGCCACAGCATTTCTGGCCTCGGATGCCGCCTCGTACGTCAGCGGCGCGTCGTTGGAGGTGCACGGTGGCGGCGAGCCGCCGCACTACCTGTCCACCACGACCGCCGACATCAAGTAA
- the ipdA gene encoding cholesterol ring-cleaving hydrolase subunit IpdA, with amino-acid sequence MTDKRTTLDEAVASIESGMTIGIGGWGSRRKPMAFVRALLRTDVKDLTVVTYGGPDLGLLCSAGKVKRVYYGFVSLDSPPFYDPWFAKARTTGAIEAREMDEGMLRCGLQAAAQRLPFLPIRAGLGSDVRAFWGDELKTVKSPYETDGAYEELIAMPALNLDAAFVHMNLGDAQGNAAYTGIDPYFDDLFLMSAQRRFLSVERVVSTEELVKAVPTQALLINRMMVDSVVEAPNGAHFTTNEPDYRRDEKFQRHYAEAAGSDETWAEFVKTYLSGSEADYQAAVRKFKEDQEASK; translated from the coding sequence ATGACAGACAAGCGAACGACTCTCGACGAGGCGGTCGCCTCGATCGAAAGCGGCATGACCATCGGCATCGGCGGCTGGGGCTCACGGCGCAAGCCGATGGCCTTCGTCCGCGCCCTGCTGCGCACCGACGTCAAAGACCTGACCGTCGTCACCTACGGCGGCCCGGACCTGGGCCTGCTCTGCTCGGCCGGCAAGGTCAAGCGCGTCTACTACGGCTTCGTTTCGCTGGATTCGCCGCCCTTCTATGACCCGTGGTTCGCCAAGGCCCGCACCACCGGTGCGATCGAGGCCCGCGAGATGGACGAGGGCATGCTGCGTTGCGGCCTGCAGGCTGCCGCCCAGCGGCTGCCGTTCCTGCCGATCCGCGCCGGACTCGGCAGCGACGTCCGCGCCTTCTGGGGCGACGAGCTCAAGACCGTGAAGTCGCCGTATGAGACCGACGGCGCCTACGAAGAGCTGATCGCGATGCCGGCGCTGAACCTCGACGCGGCCTTCGTGCACATGAACCTCGGTGACGCCCAGGGCAATGCTGCCTACACCGGTATCGACCCGTACTTCGACGACCTGTTCTTGATGTCGGCCCAGCGCCGCTTCCTGTCGGTCGAGCGCGTGGTCTCCACCGAGGAACTGGTCAAGGCCGTTCCGACGCAGGCCCTGCTGATCAACCGCATGATGGTCGACTCGGTGGTGGAGGCTCCCAACGGCGCCCACTTCACCACCAACGAGCCCGATTACCGGCGCGACGAGAAGTTCCAGCGCCACTACGCAGAGGCCGCAGGCTCCGACGAGACCTGGGCCGAGTTCGTCAAGACCTATCTGTCCGGCAGCGAGGCCGATTACCAGGCAGCCGTTCGGAAGTTCAAGGAAGATCAGGAGGCCAGCAAGTGA
- the ipdC gene encoding (3aS,4S,5R,7aS)-5-hydroxy-7a-methyl-1-oxo-octahydro-1H-indene-4-carboxyl-CoA dehydrogenase, with translation MGKLKTPLTELVGIEHPVVQTGMGWVAGARLVAATSNAGGLGILASATMTLEELQTAVTKVKAATDKPFGINMRADAGDAGARVDLLIREGVKVASFALAPKPELIAKLKDAGVVVIPSVGAAKHAKKVAGWGADAVIVQGGEGGGHTGPVATTLLLPSVLDAVKDTGMPVIAAGGFFDGRGLAAALSYGAAGVAMGTRFLLTSDSTVPDAVKERYLQAALDGTVVSTRVDGMPHRVLRTGLVEKLESGSRARGFAAAVGNAQKFKKLSGMTWLSMVKDGLAMRHGKELTWSQVVMAANTPMLLKAGLVEGNTDAGVLASGQVAGIISDLPSCAELVEKIVDDAVTHLQSASGYIQ, from the coding sequence ATGGGCAAGCTCAAGACTCCGCTGACCGAACTGGTCGGCATCGAGCATCCCGTCGTGCAGACGGGAATGGGCTGGGTGGCCGGTGCACGACTGGTCGCCGCAACCTCCAATGCCGGCGGGCTGGGCATCCTGGCGTCAGCAACCATGACGCTCGAGGAGCTGCAGACCGCCGTGACCAAGGTCAAGGCCGCCACCGACAAACCCTTCGGCATCAACATGCGTGCCGATGCGGGCGATGCCGGTGCGCGCGTCGACCTCCTGATCCGCGAAGGAGTCAAAGTCGCCTCCTTCGCTCTAGCTCCCAAGCCCGAGTTGATCGCCAAGCTCAAAGACGCAGGCGTCGTGGTGATCCCGTCGGTGGGTGCGGCCAAGCACGCCAAGAAGGTGGCCGGCTGGGGTGCCGACGCGGTGATCGTGCAAGGCGGTGAGGGCGGTGGGCACACCGGTCCGGTCGCCACGACGCTGCTGCTGCCCTCGGTGCTCGATGCGGTCAAGGACACCGGCATGCCGGTGATCGCCGCCGGCGGTTTCTTCGACGGCCGTGGCCTGGCCGCCGCACTGTCCTACGGTGCGGCGGGCGTGGCGATGGGAACGCGGTTCCTGCTGACCTCGGATTCCACCGTGCCCGACGCGGTCAAGGAGCGCTACCTGCAGGCCGCGCTGGACGGCACCGTGGTCTCCACCCGCGTGGACGGCATGCCGCACCGGGTGCTGCGCACCGGCCTGGTGGAAAAACTGGAGAGCGGTTCGCGGGCACGCGGTTTCGCCGCCGCGGTCGGCAACGCCCAGAAGTTCAAGAAGCTCTCGGGAATGACGTGGCTGTCGATGGTCAAGGACGGCCTGGCCATGCGGCACGGCAAGGAGCTCACCTGGTCGCAGGTCGTGATGGCGGCCAACACCCCGATGCTGCTCAAGGCCGGTCTGGTGGAGGGCAATACCGACGCCGGCGTGCTGGCCTCCGGTCAGGTGGCCGGCATCATCAGCGACCTGCCCTCGTGTGCCGAGCTGGTCGAGAAGATCGTCGACGACGCCGTCACCCACCTGCAGTCGGCCTCGGGTTACATCCAGTAA
- a CDS encoding histidine phosphatase family protein produces the protein MRLTFIRHGESTANAANVADSSVPGPVLTEKGRQQARDIVKVLGDNNYDAIYASTMVRTQLTAAPMAEYLGLPIQVLPGLQEIEAGIYEGTPESDAVKGYLQAPLKWLQGDLDARIPGSINGREFDARMDGAIQTMYDNGDRNVAAFSHGGAIMFWVFLNAENADPMWLMTNPLRNTGYVVVEGNPEDGWRVVNWNGTEIGPETPFRVEAFRQLRTLSRQLQQAADGVVESFASRDPATIATAINRSLADASFSVTKFGRAINAEIIKRTTAAFQASTEDLKHKVSTAAPEAVAETPTATSKTTANSSAETPVKSKVKAALGSVVKPRGATHLSDGNKALSGVTKSLGRTGEQVRTTVRDAQDQVSSSFKKLGDAVKKATSGAAKPAEEKDAA, from the coding sequence ATGCGCCTCACGTTCATCCGCCACGGTGAATCGACGGCCAATGCGGCGAATGTCGCCGACTCCTCGGTCCCAGGTCCCGTGCTCACCGAGAAGGGCCGACAACAGGCGCGAGACATCGTAAAGGTGCTCGGCGACAACAACTATGACGCGATCTACGCCTCGACGATGGTCCGGACCCAACTGACCGCAGCACCGATGGCGGAATATCTCGGCCTGCCGATCCAGGTTCTTCCCGGCCTGCAGGAAATCGAGGCGGGAATCTACGAGGGCACTCCTGAATCCGATGCAGTCAAGGGTTATCTGCAGGCTCCGCTGAAATGGCTGCAGGGCGATCTGGACGCCCGGATTCCCGGCTCCATCAACGGTCGGGAATTCGATGCCCGCATGGATGGCGCAATTCAGACGATGTACGACAACGGTGACCGGAATGTCGCCGCATTTTCGCACGGCGGTGCGATCATGTTCTGGGTTTTCCTGAATGCCGAAAATGCGGACCCGATGTGGCTGATGACCAACCCGCTGCGAAATACCGGTTACGTGGTGGTCGAGGGCAACCCCGAGGACGGCTGGCGCGTCGTCAACTGGAACGGCACCGAGATCGGCCCGGAAACCCCGTTCCGGGTCGAGGCCTTCCGTCAGCTGCGCACCCTGTCAAGGCAGTTGCAGCAGGCCGCCGATGGCGTCGTGGAATCCTTCGCCTCCCGTGATCCGGCCACCATCGCCACCGCGATCAACCGCAGTCTGGCCGACGCCAGCTTCTCCGTGACCAAGTTCGGTCGCGCGATCAACGCCGAGATCATCAAGCGGACCACCGCTGCGTTCCAGGCCAGCACCGAGGATCTGAAGCACAAGGTGTCCACGGCAGCACCGGAGGCCGTTGCCGAAACACCCACGGCGACAAGCAAGACCACCGCGAATTCCTCGGCAGAAACCCCAGTGAAATCGAAGGTCAAGGCCGCCCTGGGCAGCGTCGTCAAGCCCCGTGGTGCGACGCATCTGTCCGACGGCAACAAGGCCCTGTCGGGCGTCACGAAATCGCTCGGCCGTACCGGCGAGCAGGTCCGCACCACCGTCAGGGATGCCCAGGACCAGGTTTCGTCGTCGTTCAAGAAGCTCGGCGATGCGGTGAAGAAGGCCACCAGCGGTGCGGCCAAGCCTGCTGAAGAAAAGGACGCCGCTTAA
- a CDS encoding class I SAM-dependent methyltransferase translates to MDIRLIEHPLVRRAVQGLHAFNSRHPWSHNDHFHRWILTNLPAHRGTAIDVGCGQGALVARLAARFTQVHGTDVDEDMRTQAARRCAGLDNVTIDDSRLAQLDGPVDLVTMIAVLHHLDAEQALTDVRRLLAPGGRFLVVGLAAPVSVRDTAWDVASAVTNPLIGLVKHPRPVRGGPVPPPFPVRDPQFSFDELRTMVDRILPGAQMRRRLAFRHTICWTKPG, encoded by the coding sequence ATGGACATCCGTCTCATCGAGCATCCACTGGTCCGCCGGGCCGTCCAGGGATTACACGCCTTCAACAGCAGGCATCCCTGGAGTCACAACGATCACTTCCACCGCTGGATCCTGACGAACCTGCCCGCACATCGCGGCACGGCGATCGATGTCGGATGCGGGCAGGGCGCCCTGGTGGCCCGGCTGGCCGCACGGTTCACCCAGGTCCATGGCACTGATGTCGATGAAGACATGCGCACACAGGCGGCCCGGCGCTGCGCCGGGCTGGACAACGTCACCATCGACGACAGCCGACTCGCCCAGCTCGACGGACCGGTCGATCTGGTCACCATGATCGCGGTACTGCACCACCTCGATGCCGAGCAGGCGCTGACCGACGTCCGACGGTTGCTGGCACCCGGCGGACGGTTTCTGGTTGTCGGGCTGGCCGCCCCCGTCTCGGTCCGTGACACCGCGTGGGATGTGGCGTCCGCGGTGACCAACCCGCTCATCGGCCTGGTCAAGCATCCCCGCCCGGTACGCGGAGGTCCGGTACCGCCGCCGTTCCCGGTCCGCGATCCTCAATTCAGCTTCGATGAGCTTCGAACGATGGTCGACCGCATCCTGCCGGGCGCCCAGATGCGCCGGCGGCTGGCCTTCCGGCACACGATCTGCTGGACGAAACCGGGCTGA